The nucleotide window CAAGATTTGATTTTTTGGCTCTTTTGTACACCCATTCTATCATAGTGTGACCTTCTATTAATTTTAAAGGTTTTCCTTCTAGTCTAGTTGAAGAATATCTCGCTGGTATTATTCCTAAAAATTTCATTTTCCACCTCGTTTTATAAACTTAGTTTTACATATATTGTAAAATTTTGTATAATCTAATATATATTATAACAAATTAAATGGAGGTGTTCAACATATGGAGATTTATTTTGTGAGACATGGACAAACGATTTGGAATGTTGAGAAAAGATTCCAAGGGCTTTCTGATTCCCCTCTTACTGAGTTAGGAATTACTCAAGCAAAATTATTAGGTAAAAAGTTAAAAGATATTAAATTTGATAAATTTTATTCTACTTCTTTAAAAAGAGCTAACGATACTGCAAACTATATAAAAGGTGACAGAGGGCAAGAAGTTGAAATTTTTGATGATTTTGTTGAAATTTCAATGGGAGATATGGAAGGTATGGGTCATGAAGAATTTAAAAAACTTTATCCAGAACAAGTAAAAAACTTCTTTTTCAATCAAATTGAGTATGATCCTAGAGAATATCATGGAGAAAGTTTTCTTGAAGTTAGAGAAAGAGTTATCAGAGGTTTAAATAAGTTTATTGAATTAAATAAAAATTATGAAAGAGTTTTAGTTGTGAGTCATGGAGCAACTTTAAAAACTTTATTACACTATATAAGTGGAAAAGATATTTCTACTTTAAGTGATGAAGCTATACCTAAAAATACTAGCTACACCATAGTAGAATATAAAGATGGAAAATTTGCAATTACAGATTTTTCTAACACAAGTCATTTAGAAGAAATAAAATAAATTTAAAAGGAGAATATATATAATGAATATAGTATTATTCCAACCCGAAATTCCTTATAATACAGGAAATATCGGAAGAAGCTGTGTGCTAACAAATACTACACTCCATCTAATCAAGCCATTAGGTTTTTCTCTTGATGAAAAGCAAGTTAAAAGATCAGGGCTTGATTATTGGTCTAGTGTTGATTTGAAAATATGGGAATCTTTTGAGGATTTCTTAGAAGCTAACAGAAATATACGTTTGTTTTACGCTACAACAAAGACTAAACAGAAATATTCTGATGTCAAATATGAGGAAAATGATTTTATCATGTTTGGACCAGAATCAAGGGGAATACCTGAAGAAATTTTAAACAAAAATCCTGAAAGATGTATAACTATCCCAATGATACCAATGGGAAGATCTTTAAATCTTTCTAATTCAGCTGTTATAATTTTATACGAGGCATATAGACAATTAGGTTTTAATTTTTAGGAGGTAGAGAACTATGATAAGTTTTAAAAATGATTATAGTGAAGGAGCTTGTCCTGAAGTTTTAGAAGCACTTGTTAAGACAAATTATGAACAAACAGTAGGTTATGGTGAAGATGAATATTGTGAGGAAGCTAAAAATTTAATCAAAGAAAATATTAACTATCCTAATGCTGATATCTATTTTTTAGTTGGTGGAACTCAAGCAAATACAACTGTTATTTC belongs to Fusobacterium periodonticum ATCC 33693 and includes:
- a CDS encoding tRNA (cytidine(34)-2'-O)-methyltransferase translates to MNIVLFQPEIPYNTGNIGRSCVLTNTTLHLIKPLGFSLDEKQVKRSGLDYWSSVDLKIWESFEDFLEANRNIRLFYATTKTKQKYSDVKYEENDFIMFGPESRGIPEEILNKNPERCITIPMIPMGRSLNLSNSAVIILYEAYRQLGFNF
- a CDS encoding histidine phosphatase family protein, with protein sequence MEIYFVRHGQTIWNVEKRFQGLSDSPLTELGITQAKLLGKKLKDIKFDKFYSTSLKRANDTANYIKGDRGQEVEIFDDFVEISMGDMEGMGHEEFKKLYPEQVKNFFFNQIEYDPREYHGESFLEVRERVIRGLNKFIELNKNYERVLVVSHGATLKTLLHYISGKDISTLSDEAIPKNTSYTIVEYKDGKFAITDFSNTSHLEEIK